A portion of the Lolium rigidum isolate FL_2022 chromosome 1, APGP_CSIRO_Lrig_0.1, whole genome shotgun sequence genome contains these proteins:
- the LOC124689303 gene encoding serine carboxypeptidase-like 18 isoform X8, with protein MAAPPRRSLLLLLPQLLLLRSLLAAATPSITTKAVPRLPGFSGPLPFSLETGYVELDDGVRLFYYFIQSERDPEEDPVLLWLTGGPGCSALSGLVYEIGPFYFDFEGYTGSGLPTLLYKPASWTQVSNVIFVDSPAGTGFSYDTTWNRTIPSDTIVIQQLHTFLQTWFDEHPQFLPNPFYVAGDSYSGIIIPPLAMKIAKGIDYGDERLINLKGVIAGNPLTDLMLDFNSRVPFLHRMGIISDELYEAAREGCRGQYRSPSNADCANSLQAIDYITRDLNTAHILEKNCIEYPSLAIQKRPRLQDHGRKRLLESAVWSICRNSTYFLSEVWINDEPVRESLGIHKGTVPSWLRCDFDIPYTKEITDAVDGHLALIAKGYRAMIYSGDHDASIPYVGTQAWIRKLNLPITDNWRPWYVDGQVVGFTRTYSNNLTYATVKGAGHTAPEYMPKECLAMIDRWLSGEPL; from the exons ATGGCAGCGCCACCGCGCCGGTCGCTGCTTCTGTTGTTACCGCAGCTTCTCCTCCTCCGCTCCTTGttggccgccgccacgccgtcgatCACCACGAAAGCCGTGCCACGGCTTCCCGGTTTCAGCGGACCCCTGCCCTTCTCCCTCGAAACAGG GTACGTGGAGCTGGACGACGGCGTCCGCCTCTTCTACTACTTCATCCAgtcggagcgcgacccggaggagGATCCCGTCCTGCTCTGGCTCACCGGCGGCCCCGGATGCTCCGCCCTCTCCGGCCTCGTCTACGAGATCGGTCCTTTCTACTTCGACTTCGAGGGGTACACCGGGAGTGGACTGCCTACTCTGCTCTACAAACCAGCATCTTGGACCCAG GTTAGCAATGTCATCTTCGTGGATTCTCCGGCAGGGACAGGCTTCTCGTATGACACCACGTGGAACAGAACCATACCAAGTGACACCATCGTTATTCAACAGCTGCACACCTTTCTCCAAACG TGGTTTGATGAACACCCACAGTTTTTGCCCAATCCGTTCTACGTTGCGGGTGATTCGTATAGCGGCATAATCATACCTCCTCTTGCTATGAAAATTGCTAAAG GGATAGATTACGGTGATGAGCGGCTCATCAATCTCAAG GGTGTCATTGCTGGCAATCCATTAACTGATCTAATGTTGGACTTCAACTCTCGGGTTCCGTTTCTTCATCGGATGGGAATCATATCGGATGAACTCTACGAG GCTGCTCGTGAAGGCTGTAGAGGGCAATACCGTAGCCCATCGAACGCTGATTGTGCCAATTCCCTCCAAGCCATTGACTAT ATCACAAGGGATTTGAATACTGCACACATCTTGGAGAAAAATTGTATAGAATATCCAAGCCTCGCCATTCAGAAGCGGCCGAGGTTGCAAGATCATGGTAGGAAAAGGCTATTAGAGTCCGCAGTTTGGTCTATCTGCAGG AATTCCACCTACTTTCTGTCCGAGGTATGGATAAACGACGAACCTGTAAGGGAGAGTTTGGGTATTCACAAG GGAACAGTTCCATCATGGCTACGATGTGATTTCGATATACCTTACACAAAGGAAATCACCGATGCAGTGGATGGTCATTTAGCATTGATTGCTAAAGGATACCGGGCCATGATCTACAG CGGCGACCATGATGCTAGTATACCTTATGTTGGCACCCAAGCATGGATCAGAAAACTTAACCTGCCCATCACAGATAATTGGCGACCATGGTATGTGGACGGCCAAGTTGTTGG GTTCACAAGAACATACTCCAACAATCTGACATATGCAACTGTAAAG GGTGCTGGACACACAGCCCCGGAGTACATGCCCAAGGAGTGTCTTGCCATGATCGATAGATGGCTCTCGGGTGAACCTCTTTGA
- the LOC124689303 gene encoding serine carboxypeptidase-like 18 isoform X4 has protein sequence MAAPPRRSLLLLLPQLLLLRSLLAAATPSITTKAVPRLPGFSGPLPFSLETGYVELDDGVRLFYYFIQSERDPEEDPVLLWLTGGPGCSALSGLVYEIGPFYFDFEGYTGSGLPTLLYKPASWTQVSNVIFVDSPAGTGFSYDTTWNRTIPSDTIVIQQLHTFLQTWFDEHPQFLPNPFYVAGDSYSGIIIPPLAMKIAKGIDYGDERLINLKVLCPYKSSFIANKAGAGSLSIQGVIAGNPLTDLMLDFNSRVPFLHRMGIISDELYEAAREGCRGQYRSPSNADCANSLQAIDYITRDLNTAHILEKNCIEYPSLAIQKRPRLQDHGRKRLLESAVWSICRNSTYFLSEVWINDEPVRESLGIHKGTVPSWLRCDFDIPYTKEITDAVDGHLALIAKGYRAMIYSGDHDASIPYVGTQAWIRKLNLPITDNWRPWYVDGQVVGFTRTYSNNLTYATVKGAGHTAPEYMPKECLAMIDRWLSGEPL, from the exons ATGGCAGCGCCACCGCGCCGGTCGCTGCTTCTGTTGTTACCGCAGCTTCTCCTCCTCCGCTCCTTGttggccgccgccacgccgtcgatCACCACGAAAGCCGTGCCACGGCTTCCCGGTTTCAGCGGACCCCTGCCCTTCTCCCTCGAAACAGG GTACGTGGAGCTGGACGACGGCGTCCGCCTCTTCTACTACTTCATCCAgtcggagcgcgacccggaggagGATCCCGTCCTGCTCTGGCTCACCGGCGGCCCCGGATGCTCCGCCCTCTCCGGCCTCGTCTACGAGATCGGTCCTTTCTACTTCGACTTCGAGGGGTACACCGGGAGTGGACTGCCTACTCTGCTCTACAAACCAGCATCTTGGACCCAG GTTAGCAATGTCATCTTCGTGGATTCTCCGGCAGGGACAGGCTTCTCGTATGACACCACGTGGAACAGAACCATACCAAGTGACACCATCGTTATTCAACAGCTGCACACCTTTCTCCAAACG TGGTTTGATGAACACCCACAGTTTTTGCCCAATCCGTTCTACGTTGCGGGTGATTCGTATAGCGGCATAATCATACCTCCTCTTGCTATGAAAATTGCTAAAG GGATAGATTACGGTGATGAGCGGCTCATCAATCTCAAG GTTTTATGTCCATACAAGTCTTCTTTCATCGCTAATAAGGCAGGGGCAGGTTCTCTCTCTATCCAG GGTGTCATTGCTGGCAATCCATTAACTGATCTAATGTTGGACTTCAACTCTCGGGTTCCGTTTCTTCATCGGATGGGAATCATATCGGATGAACTCTACGAG GCTGCTCGTGAAGGCTGTAGAGGGCAATACCGTAGCCCATCGAACGCTGATTGTGCCAATTCCCTCCAAGCCATTGACTAT ATCACAAGGGATTTGAATACTGCACACATCTTGGAGAAAAATTGTATAGAATATCCAAGCCTCGCCATTCAGAAGCGGCCGAGGTTGCAAGATCATGGTAGGAAAAGGCTATTAGAGTCCGCAGTTTGGTCTATCTGCAGG AATTCCACCTACTTTCTGTCCGAGGTATGGATAAACGACGAACCTGTAAGGGAGAGTTTGGGTATTCACAAG GGAACAGTTCCATCATGGCTACGATGTGATTTCGATATACCTTACACAAAGGAAATCACCGATGCAGTGGATGGTCATTTAGCATTGATTGCTAAAGGATACCGGGCCATGATCTACAG CGGCGACCATGATGCTAGTATACCTTATGTTGGCACCCAAGCATGGATCAGAAAACTTAACCTGCCCATCACAGATAATTGGCGACCATGGTATGTGGACGGCCAAGTTGTTGG GTTCACAAGAACATACTCCAACAATCTGACATATGCAACTGTAAAG GGTGCTGGACACACAGCCCCGGAGTACATGCCCAAGGAGTGTCTTGCCATGATCGATAGATGGCTCTCGGGTGAACCTCTTTGA
- the LOC124689303 gene encoding serine carboxypeptidase-like 18 isoform X3, whose protein sequence is MAAPPRRSLLLLLPQLLLLRSLLAAATPSITTKAVPRLPGFSGPLPFSLETGYVELDDGVRLFYYFIQSERDPEEDPVLLWLTGGPGCSALSGLVYEIGPFYFDFEGYTGSGLPTLLYKPASWTQVSNVIFVDSPAGTGFSYDTTWNRTIPSDTIVIQQLHTFLQTWFDEHPQFLPNPFYVAGDSYSGIIIPPLAMKIAKGIEYGDERLINLKVLCPYKSSFIANKAGAGSLSIQGVIAGNPLTDLMLDFNSRVPFLHRMGIISDELYEAAREGCRGQYRSPSNADCANSLQAIDYITRDLNTAHILEKNCIEYPSLAIQKRPRLQDHGRKRLLESAVWSICRNSTYFLSEVWINDEPVRESLGIHKGTVPSWLRCDFDIPYTKEITDAVDGHLALIAKGYRAMIYSGDHDASIPYVGTQAWIRKLNLPITDNWRPWYVDGQVVGFTRTYSNNLTYATVKGAGHTAPEYMPKECLAMIDRWLSGEPL, encoded by the exons ATGGCAGCGCCACCGCGCCGGTCGCTGCTTCTGTTGTTACCGCAGCTTCTCCTCCTCCGCTCCTTGttggccgccgccacgccgtcgatCACCACGAAAGCCGTGCCACGGCTTCCCGGTTTCAGCGGACCCCTGCCCTTCTCCCTCGAAACAGG GTACGTGGAGCTGGACGACGGCGTCCGCCTCTTCTACTACTTCATCCAgtcggagcgcgacccggaggagGATCCCGTCCTGCTCTGGCTCACCGGCGGCCCCGGATGCTCCGCCCTCTCCGGCCTCGTCTACGAGATCGGTCCTTTCTACTTCGACTTCGAGGGGTACACCGGGAGTGGACTGCCTACTCTGCTCTACAAACCAGCATCTTGGACCCAG GTTAGCAATGTCATCTTCGTGGATTCTCCGGCAGGGACAGGCTTCTCGTATGACACCACGTGGAACAGAACCATACCAAGTGACACCATCGTTATTCAACAGCTGCACACCTTTCTCCAAACG TGGTTTGATGAACACCCACAGTTTTTGCCCAATCCGTTCTACGTTGCGGGTGATTCGTATAGCGGCATAATCATACCTCCTCTTGCTATGAAAATTGCTAAAG GGATAGAATACGGTGATGAGCGGCTCATCAATCTCAAG GTTTTATGTCCATACAAGTCTTCTTTCATCGCTAATAAGGCAGGGGCAGGTTCTCTCTCTATCCAG GGTGTCATTGCTGGCAATCCATTAACTGATCTAATGTTGGACTTCAACTCTCGGGTTCCGTTTCTTCATCGGATGGGAATCATATCGGATGAACTCTACGAG GCTGCTCGTGAAGGCTGTAGAGGGCAATACCGTAGCCCATCGAACGCTGATTGTGCCAATTCCCTCCAAGCCATTGACTAT ATCACAAGGGATTTGAATACTGCACACATCTTGGAGAAAAATTGTATAGAATATCCAAGCCTCGCCATTCAGAAGCGGCCGAGGTTGCAAGATCATGGTAGGAAAAGGCTATTAGAGTCCGCAGTTTGGTCTATCTGCAGG AATTCCACCTACTTTCTGTCCGAGGTATGGATAAACGACGAACCTGTAAGGGAGAGTTTGGGTATTCACAAG GGAACAGTTCCATCATGGCTACGATGTGATTTCGATATACCTTACACAAAGGAAATCACCGATGCAGTGGATGGTCATTTAGCATTGATTGCTAAAGGATACCGGGCCATGATCTACAG CGGCGACCATGATGCTAGTATACCTTATGTTGGCACCCAAGCATGGATCAGAAAACTTAACCTGCCCATCACAGATAATTGGCGACCATGGTATGTGGACGGCCAAGTTGTTGG GTTCACAAGAACATACTCCAACAATCTGACATATGCAACTGTAAAG GGTGCTGGACACACAGCCCCGGAGTACATGCCCAAGGAGTGTCTTGCCATGATCGATAGATGGCTCTCGGGTGAACCTCTTTGA
- the LOC124689303 gene encoding serine carboxypeptidase-like 18 isoform X6 — MATAPPRRSLLLLLPQLLLLRSLLAAATPSITTKAVPRLPGFSGPLPFSLETGYVELDDGVRLFYYFIQSERDPEEDPVLLWLTGGPGCSALSGLVYEIGPFYFDFEGYTGSGLPTLLYKPASWTQVSNVIFVDSPAGTGFSYDTTWNRTIPSDTIVIQQLHTFLQTWFDEHPQFLPNPFYVAGDSYSGIIIPPLAMKIAKTAHSGSNLGIEYGDERLINLKGVIAGNPLTDLMLDFNSRVPFLHRMGIISDELYEAAREGCRGQYRSPSNADCANSLQAIDYITRDLNTAHILEKNCIEYPSLAIQKRPRLQDHGRKRLLESAVWSICRNSTYFLSEVWINDEPVRESLGIHKGTVPSWLRCDFDIPYTKEITDAVDGHLALIAKGYRAMIYSGDHDASIPYVGTQAWIRKLNLPITDNWRPWYVDGQVVGFTRTYSNNLTYATVKGAGHTAPEYMPKECLAMIDRWLSGEPL, encoded by the exons ATGGCGACAGCGCCACCGCGCCGGTCGCTGCTTCTGCTGTTACCGCAGCTTCTCCTCCTCCGCTCCTTGttggccgccgccacgccgtcgatCACCACGAAAGCGGTGCCGCGGCTTCCCGGTTTCAGCGGACCCCTGCCCTTCTCCCTCGAAACAGG GTACGTGGAGCTGGACGACGGCGTCCGCCTCTTCTACTACTTCATCCAgtcggagcgcgacccggaggagGACCCCGTCCTGCTCTGGCTCACCGGCGGGCCCGGATGCTCCGCGCTCTCCGGCCTCGTCTACGAGATCGGTCCTTTCTACTTCGACTTCGAGGGGTACACCGGGAGTGGACTGCCTACTCTGCTCTACAAACCAGCATCTTGGACCCAG GTTAGCAATGTCATCTTCGTGGATTCTCCGGCAGGGACAGGCTTCTCGTATGACACCACGTGGAACAGAACCATACCAAGTGACACCATCGTTATTCAACAGCTGCACACCTTTCTCCAAACG TGGTTTGATGAACACCCACAGTTTTTGCCCAATCCGTTCTACGTTGCGGGTGATTCGTATAGCGGCATAATCATACCTCCTCTTGCTATGAAAAttgctaagactgctcatagtgggagtaacttag GGATAGAATACGGTGATGAGCGGCTCATCAATCTCAAG GGTGTCATTGCTGGCAATCCATTAACTGATCTAATGTTGGACTTCAACTCTCGGGTTCCGTTTCTTCATCGGATGGGAATCATATCGGATGAACTCTACGAG GCTGCTCGTGAAGGCTGTAGAGGGCAATACCGTAGCCCATCGAACGCTGATTGTGCCAATTCCCTCCAAGCCATTGACTAT ATCACAAGGGATTTGAATACTGCACACATCTTGGAGAAAAATTGTATAGAATATCCAAGCCTCGCCATTCAGAAGCGGCCGAGGTTGCAAGATCATGGTAGGAAAAGGCTATTAGAGTCCGCAGTTTGGTCTATCTGCAGG AATTCCACCTACTTTCTGTCCGAGGTATGGATAAACGACGAACCTGTAAGGGAGAGTTTGGGTATTCACAAG GGAACAGTTCCATCATGGCTACGATGTGATTTCGATATACCTTACACAAAGGAAATCACCGATGCAGTGGATGGTCATTTAGCATTGATTGCTAAAGGATACCGGGCCATGATCTACAG CGGCGACCATGATGCTAGTATACCTTATGTTGGCACCCAAGCATGGATCAGAAAACTTAACCTGCCCATCACAGATAATTGGCGACCATGGTATGTGGACGGCCAAGTTGTTGG GTTCACAAGAACATACTCCAACAATCTGACATATGCAACTGTAAAG GGTGCTGGACACACAGCCCCGGAGTACATGCCCAAGGAGTGTCTTGCCATGATCGATAGATGGCTCTCGGGTGAACCTCTTTGA
- the LOC124689303 gene encoding serine carboxypeptidase-like 18 isoform X7: MAAPPRRSLLLLLPQLLLLRSLLAAATPSITTKAVPRLPGFSGPLPFSLETGYVELDDGVRLFYYFIQSERDPEEDPVLLWLTGGPGCSALSGLVYEIGPFYFDFEGYTGSGLPTLLYKPASWTQVSNVIFVDSPAGTGFSYDTTWNRTIPSDTIVIQQLHTFLQTWFDEHPQFLPNPFYVAGDSYSGIIIPPLAMKIAKGIEYGDERLINLKGVIAGNPLTDLMLDFNSRVPFLHRMGIISDELYEAAREGCRGQYRSPSNADCANSLQAIDYITRDLNTAHILEKNCIEYPSLAIQKRPRLQDHGRKRLLESAVWSICRNSTYFLSEVWINDEPVRESLGIHKGTVPSWLRCDFDIPYTKEITDAVDGHLALIAKGYRAMIYSGDHDASIPYVGTQAWIRKLNLPITDNWRPWYVDGQVVGFTRTYSNNLTYATVKGAGHTAPEYMPKECLAMIDRWLSGEPL; the protein is encoded by the exons ATGGCAGCGCCACCGCGCCGGTCGCTGCTTCTGTTGTTACCGCAGCTTCTCCTCCTCCGCTCCTTGttggccgccgccacgccgtcgatCACCACGAAAGCCGTGCCACGGCTTCCCGGTTTCAGCGGACCCCTGCCCTTCTCCCTCGAAACAGG GTACGTGGAGCTGGACGACGGCGTCCGCCTCTTCTACTACTTCATCCAgtcggagcgcgacccggaggagGATCCCGTCCTGCTCTGGCTCACCGGCGGCCCCGGATGCTCCGCCCTCTCCGGCCTCGTCTACGAGATCGGTCCTTTCTACTTCGACTTCGAGGGGTACACCGGGAGTGGACTGCCTACTCTGCTCTACAAACCAGCATCTTGGACCCAG GTTAGCAATGTCATCTTCGTGGATTCTCCGGCAGGGACAGGCTTCTCGTATGACACCACGTGGAACAGAACCATACCAAGTGACACCATCGTTATTCAACAGCTGCACACCTTTCTCCAAACG TGGTTTGATGAACACCCACAGTTTTTGCCCAATCCGTTCTACGTTGCGGGTGATTCGTATAGCGGCATAATCATACCTCCTCTTGCTATGAAAATTGCTAAAG GGATAGAATACGGTGATGAGCGGCTCATCAATCTCAAG GGTGTCATTGCTGGCAATCCATTAACTGATCTAATGTTGGACTTCAACTCTCGGGTTCCGTTTCTTCATCGGATGGGAATCATATCGGATGAACTCTACGAG GCTGCTCGTGAAGGCTGTAGAGGGCAATACCGTAGCCCATCGAACGCTGATTGTGCCAATTCCCTCCAAGCCATTGACTAT ATCACAAGGGATTTGAATACTGCACACATCTTGGAGAAAAATTGTATAGAATATCCAAGCCTCGCCATTCAGAAGCGGCCGAGGTTGCAAGATCATGGTAGGAAAAGGCTATTAGAGTCCGCAGTTTGGTCTATCTGCAGG AATTCCACCTACTTTCTGTCCGAGGTATGGATAAACGACGAACCTGTAAGGGAGAGTTTGGGTATTCACAAG GGAACAGTTCCATCATGGCTACGATGTGATTTCGATATACCTTACACAAAGGAAATCACCGATGCAGTGGATGGTCATTTAGCATTGATTGCTAAAGGATACCGGGCCATGATCTACAG CGGCGACCATGATGCTAGTATACCTTATGTTGGCACCCAAGCATGGATCAGAAAACTTAACCTGCCCATCACAGATAATTGGCGACCATGGTATGTGGACGGCCAAGTTGTTGG GTTCACAAGAACATACTCCAACAATCTGACATATGCAACTGTAAAG GGTGCTGGACACACAGCCCCGGAGTACATGCCCAAGGAGTGTCTTGCCATGATCGATAGATGGCTCTCGGGTGAACCTCTTTGA
- the LOC124689303 gene encoding serine carboxypeptidase-like 18 isoform X10, translating into MATAPPRRSLLLLLPQLLLLRSLLAAATPSITTKAVPRLPGFSGPLPFSLETGYVELDDGVRLFYYFIQSERDPEEDPVLLWLTGGPGCSALSGLVYEIGPFYFDFEGYTGSGLPTLLYKPASWTQVSNVIFVDSPAGTGFSYDTTWNRTIPSDTIVIQQLHTFLQTWFDEHPQFLPNPFYVAGDSYSGIIIPPLAMKIAKTAHSGSNLGIEYGDERLINLKVLCPYKSSFIANKAGAGSLSIQGVIAGNPLTDLMLDFNSRVPFLHRMGIISDELYEAAREGCRGQYRSPSNADCANSLQAIDYNSTYFLSEVWINDEPVRESLGIHKGTVPSWLRCDFDIPYTKEITDAVDGHLALIAKGYRAMIYSGDHDASIPYVGTQAWIRKLNLPITDNWRPWYVDGQVVGFTRTYSNNLTYATVKGAGHTAPEYMPKECLAMIDRWLSGEPL; encoded by the exons ATGGCGACAGCGCCACCGCGCCGGTCGCTGCTTCTGCTGTTACCGCAGCTTCTCCTCCTCCGCTCCTTGttggccgccgccacgccgtcgatCACCACGAAAGCGGTGCCGCGGCTTCCCGGTTTCAGCGGACCCCTGCCCTTCTCCCTCGAAACAGG GTACGTGGAGCTGGACGACGGCGTCCGCCTCTTCTACTACTTCATCCAgtcggagcgcgacccggaggagGACCCCGTCCTGCTCTGGCTCACCGGCGGGCCCGGATGCTCCGCGCTCTCCGGCCTCGTCTACGAGATCGGTCCTTTCTACTTCGACTTCGAGGGGTACACCGGGAGTGGACTGCCTACTCTGCTCTACAAACCAGCATCTTGGACCCAG GTTAGCAATGTCATCTTCGTGGATTCTCCGGCAGGGACAGGCTTCTCGTATGACACCACGTGGAACAGAACCATACCAAGTGACACCATCGTTATTCAACAGCTGCACACCTTTCTCCAAACG TGGTTTGATGAACACCCACAGTTTTTGCCCAATCCGTTCTACGTTGCGGGTGATTCGTATAGCGGCATAATCATACCTCCTCTTGCTATGAAAAttgctaagactgctcatagtgggagtaacttag GGATAGAATACGGTGATGAGCGGCTCATCAATCTCAAG GTTTTATGTCCATACAAGTCTTCTTTCATCGCTAATAAGGCAGGGGCAGGTTCTCTCTCTATCCAG GGTGTCATTGCTGGCAATCCATTAACTGATCTAATGTTGGACTTCAACTCTCGGGTTCCGTTTCTTCATCGGATGGGAATCATATCGGATGAACTCTACGAG GCTGCTCGTGAAGGCTGTAGAGGGCAATACCGTAGCCCATCGAACGCTGATTGTGCCAATTCCCTCCAAGCCATTGACTAT AATTCCACCTACTTTCTGTCCGAGGTATGGATAAACGACGAACCTGTAAGGGAGAGTTTGGGTATTCACAAG GGAACAGTTCCATCATGGCTACGATGTGATTTCGATATACCTTACACAAAGGAAATCACCGATGCAGTGGATGGTCATTTAGCATTGATTGCTAAAGGATACCGGGCCATGATCTACAG CGGCGACCATGATGCTAGTATACCTTATGTTGGCACCCAAGCATGGATCAGAAAACTTAACCTGCCCATCACAGATAATTGGCGACCATGGTATGTGGACGGCCAAGTTGTTGG GTTCACAAGAACATACTCCAACAATCTGACATATGCAACTGTAAAG GGTGCTGGACACACAGCCCCGGAGTACATGCCCAAGGAGTGTCTTGCCATGATCGATAGATGGCTCTCGGGTGAACCTCTTTGA
- the LOC124689303 gene encoding serine carboxypeptidase-like 18 isoform X9, which translates to MAAPPRRSLLLLLPQLLLLRSLLAAATPSITTKAVPRLPGFSGPLPFSLETGYVELDDGVRLFYYFIQSERDPEEDPVLLWLTGGPGCSALSGLVYEIGPFYFDFEGYTGSGLPTLLYKPASWTQVSNVIFVDSPAGTGFSYDTTWNRTIPSDTIVIQQLHTFLQTWFDEHPQFLPNPFYVAGDSYSGIIIPPLAMKIAKGIDYGDERLINLKGVIAGNPLTDVMLDFNAPVPYLHGMGIIPDELYEAAREGCRGQYRSPSNADCANSLQAIDYITRDLNTAHILEKNCIEYPSLAIQKRPRLQDHGRKRLLESAVWSICRNSTYFLSEVWINDEPVRESLGIHKGTVPSWLRCDFDIPYTKEITDAVDGHLALIAKGYRAMIYSGDHDASIPYVGTQAWIRKLNLPITDNWRPWYVDGQVVGFTRTYSNNLTYATVKGAGHTAPEYMPKECLAMIDRWLSGEPL; encoded by the exons ATGGCAGCGCCACCGCGCCGGTCGCTGCTTCTGTTGTTACCGCAGCTTCTCCTCCTCCGCTCCTTGttggccgccgccacgccgtcgatCACCACGAAAGCCGTGCCACGGCTTCCCGGTTTCAGCGGACCCCTGCCCTTCTCCCTCGAAACAGG GTACGTGGAGCTGGACGACGGCGTCCGCCTCTTCTACTACTTCATCCAgtcggagcgcgacccggaggagGATCCCGTCCTGCTCTGGCTCACCGGCGGCCCCGGATGCTCCGCCCTCTCCGGCCTCGTCTACGAGATCGGTCCTTTCTACTTCGACTTCGAGGGGTACACCGGGAGTGGACTGCCTACTCTGCTCTACAAACCAGCATCTTGGACCCAG GTTAGCAATGTCATCTTCGTGGATTCTCCGGCAGGGACAGGCTTCTCGTATGACACCACGTGGAACAGAACCATACCAAGTGACACCATCGTTATTCAACAGCTGCACACCTTTCTCCAAACG TGGTTTGATGAACACCCACAGTTTTTGCCCAATCCGTTCTACGTTGCGGGTGATTCGTATAGCGGCATAATCATACCTCCTCTTGCTATGAAAATTGCTAAAG GGATAGATTACGGTGATGAGCGGCTCATCAATCTCAAG GGTGTCATTGCTGGCAATCCATTGACTGATGTAATGTTGGACTTCAACGCTCCAGTTCCGTATCTTCATGGGATGGGAATCATACCGGATGAACTCTACGAG GCTGCTCGTGAAGGCTGTAGAGGGCAATACCGTAGCCCATCGAACGCTGATTGTGCCAATTCCCTCCAAGCCATTGACTAT ATCACAAGGGATTTGAATACTGCACACATCTTGGAGAAAAATTGTATAGAATATCCAAGCCTCGCCATTCAGAAGCGGCCGAGGTTGCAAGATCATGGTAGGAAAAGGCTATTAGAGTCCGCAGTTTGGTCTATCTGCAGG AATTCCACCTACTTTCTGTCCGAGGTATGGATAAACGACGAACCTGTAAGGGAGAGTTTGGGTATTCACAAG GGAACAGTTCCATCATGGCTACGATGTGATTTCGATATACCTTACACAAAGGAAATCACCGATGCAGTGGATGGTCATTTAGCATTGATTGCTAAAGGATACCGGGCCATGATCTACAG CGGCGACCATGATGCTAGTATACCTTATGTTGGCACCCAAGCATGGATCAGAAAACTTAACCTGCCCATCACAGATAATTGGCGACCATGGTATGTGGACGGCCAAGTTGTTGG GTTCACAAGAACATACTCCAACAATCTGACATATGCAACTGTAAAG GGTGCTGGACACACAGCCCCGGAGTACATGCCCAAGGAGTGTCTTGCCATGATCGATAGATGGCTCTCGGGTGAACCTCTTTGA